The Coccidioides posadasii str. Silveira chromosome 3, complete sequence genome contains a region encoding:
- a CDS encoding uncharacterized protein (SECRETED:SignalP(1-18)~EggNog:ENOG410PMMS~BUSCO:2681at33183) encodes MIGVSLLSILLLVSLSYCLQPPVQLATQAWSVQRDQWQMANVSVSQSWHVLGPFGIGTREAVWGADPLEAHGGFRAMKYDPDAVFPSALGEGGVCRWTTVLASEPAAADGSARAVLRFGFSDINWSFLRSVYGWSALQYQAWARGNVTVLGNAPVALAVYSDGILELRIDGELYFGGDFYAFRRAPLILDLDPGVHTIELRLFYDIRALGGSDDPQIIAAVEFKPIPEQLNVDPANILVSDVVDGKLASPYAAVNIQNGMKEAAEITWIRPVGENQTHPSLTLLNGPFTVASHQSRPLAFKIKFPGRIPAQITFEIGYETGPDRRQRVTAVTINFEHLPISEPQKFTFLHPSGIVSYAILRPPVTSSCHAGEKKDFPVILGLHGSGVEADSDVGRHMLDGVHGLCAWILLPTGVTSWSGDDWHTWGFADVQAAVAAIPNWIRVMGWDGPGVMLDQWVVVGHSNGGQGSWYLLSHQPDKVLAAAPVSGYISIENYVPFSMWRNADASLAAILESSRRNFKHELLTENFAGIPILQQHGAKDDNVPAYHSRLMHQLTWEDGWMSNYHELAEAGHYFEGILTTDPLVEFYRRHTRVSRNESAERFSTIIPSSPDMGSRGGLLVDQLWSPDRYGRLDVARNQSQDFWRLETSNVRRFHIVPQGLQRLHPPKILVDGTELPFVPSGNETNITWYIQDSSGQWELTRDGGWRSLSERYGRQIGTMDAILRTKGHLAIRSHTSESDNVALQISRNLLQYFAADCELVSERSRSRRTSNSGNLITVVLGSQLDQSELDTFPISALDTRLILRRPDGRRYVEYDFEPGLGAIFLRPLDDERVELVVWGADLDGLRQAARLVPTLTGVGQPDFVVFSTRSPWKGVGGVYAAGFFDYSWQISPGSYLL; translated from the exons ATGATTGGAGTTTCTCTGCTATCAATCCTCCTGCTGGTAAGCCTGTCATATTGCCTACAGCCTCCCGTCCAGCTGGCAACACAGGCTTGGTCTGTTCAGCGCGACCAATGGCAAATGGCAAACGTTTCAGTTTCACAGTCGTGGCATGTTCTGGGTCCTTTCGGAATTGGCACACGAG AGGCAGTGTGGGGCGCAGATCCTCTTGAGGCACATGGCGGATTCCGGGCGATGAAATATGATCCGGATGCAGTATTTCCAAGTGCCCTTGGGGAAGGTGGAGTCTGCCGTTGGACTACAGTGCTCGCAAGTGAACCCGCTGCTGCCGATGGGTCTGCGAGAGCGGTCCTCCGGTTCGGATTTAGCGATATCAACTGGTCATTTCTTCGGTCAGTTTATGGCTGGTCGGCCTTGCAGTATCAAGCTTGGGCTAGAGGAAATGTCACTGTCCTTGGAAATGCTCCGGTTGCCTTGGCGGTTTACTCTGATGGCATCCTCGAATTGCGAATTGATGGGGAACTCTACTTTGGAGGCGATTTTTATGCATTTCGCCGGGCGCCGCTGATCCTGGATCTTGACCCTGGAGTTCATACCATTGAGCTTCGATTATTCTACGATATTCGGGCGCTGGGTGGAAGTGATGATCCGCAAATAATTGCTGCCGTTGAATTCAAGCCAATCCCAGAGCAACTGAATGTTGATCCGGCAAATATATTAGTCTCGGATGTGGTCGATGGCAAGCTCGCAAGTCCATATGCAGCCGTGAATATACAAAATGGGATGAAAGAGGCGGCTGAAATTACCTGGATCAGGCCCGTTGGTGAAAAC CAAACCCATCCCAGTTTGACTCTACTAAACGGGCCCTTTACTGTTGCTTCTCACCAATCCCGCCCTCTGGCTTTTAAAATAAAGTTTCCAGGTCGGATCCCTGCTCAAATTACCTTCGAGATTGGGTACGAAACGGGCCCCGATCGCCGACAGCGAGTGACTGCAGTCACCATCAATTTCGAACATCTACCGATTTCTGAACCTCAGAAATTTACATTCCTCCACCCTAGTGGCATCGTGTCCTATGCAATTTTGCGCCCGCCAGTCACTAGTTCTTGCCATGCTGGGGAGAAAAAGGACTTCCCGGTGATCCTTGGTCTTCATGGATCTGGTGTTGAAGCAGACAGTGATGTTGGTCGACATATGCTTGATGGTgtgcatgggctttgcgcTTGGATCTTACTTCCCACGGGGGTGACATCCTGGAGTGGTGATGACTGGC ATACGTGGGGCTTTGCAGATGTCCAGGCAGCCGTTGCTGCTATTCCCAACTGGATCAGGGTTATGGGTTGGGATGGCCCCGGGGTGATGCTTGATCAGTGGGTTGTCGTTGGACATTCCAATGGAG GTCAAGGCTCCTGGTATCTCCTTTCCCACCAGCCTGATAAAGTGCTAGCTGCTGCCCCCGTTTCAGGGTATATATCTATTGAGA ATTATGTGCCGTTCAGTATGTGGCGGAATGCAGACGCCTCCTTGGCAGCAATTCTGGAGTCCTCACGAAGGAACTTCAAACATGAATTACTCACTGAAAATTTTGCGGGGATCCCGATTCTTCAGCAGCATGGCGCTAAGGATGATAATGTCCCGGCGTATCACTCTCGACTTATGCACCAGCTTACCTGGGAAGACGGGTGGATGAGCAATTACCACGAACTTGCTGAAGCCGGTCACTATTTTGAGGGCATCCTCACAACTGACCCCTTGGTGGAGTTCTATCGCCGCCACACCAGAGTATCCCGTAACGAATCTGCCGAAAGGTTTTCGACAATTATTCCCTCGTCGCCAGATATGGGTTCCAGAGGAGGTCTCCTTGTCGATCAGCTATGGTCCCCAGATAGGTACGGCCGCTTGGATGTAGCTCGCAACCAGTCACAAGACTTCTGGCGCTTAGAGACGAGTAACGTACGCCGTTTCCATATTGTGCCTCAGGGGCTTCAACGTCTTCATCCGCCTAAAATCTTAGTGGACGGGACTGAGCTTCCGTTTGTGCCGTCAGGCAATGAAACCAATATCACTTGGTACATCCAAGATTCCTCTGGACAATGGGAGCTGACCCGGGATGGCGGCTGGCGCAGCCTGTCGGAGCGGTATGGACGCCAGATAGGAACCATGGACGCCATTCTCCGAACCAAAGGCCATTTGGCTATCCGTTCTCATACATCAGAAAGTGACAATGTGGCCCTTCAGATCAGTCGCAATTTACTCCAATATTTTGCGGCTGACTGCGAACTAGTGTCTGAAAGGTCTCGTTCCCGGAGGACATCGAACTCAGGGAATCTTATCACCGTTGTTCTCGGCAGCCAATTAGACCAATCGGAGCTTGATACCTTTCCGATATCCGCTCTTGATACGCGTTTAATACTCAGGCGGCCCGATGGCCGAAGATATGTTGAGTATGACTTTGAGCCTGGCTTGGGAGCAATATTTTTGAGACCTCTGGATGATGAGCGCGTGGAGCTCGTGGTCTGGGGCGCCGATCTAGACGGCTTACGACAGGCAGCTCGCCTTGTTCCCACCCTCACTGGGGTTGGCCAACCTGACTTTGTAGTTTTCAGCACCCGCTCTCCCTGGAAGGGTGTTGGAGGAGTCTATGCAGCCGGTTTCTTTGACTACTCCTGGCAGATATCTCCAGGGTCTTATCTGTTATAG
- the SSL1 gene encoding transcription initiation factor TFIIH subunit (BUSCO:165243at4751~EggNog:ENOG410PG5M~COG:K,L~BUSCO:6289at33183) has translation MADSDEEYIAEFDSDERDDDLGDDDEDDELDSRNVSRGRTRRSRGKRKKQRDGHEFEVSRTWESLVEGADGTISSTVEGLLEAGKRKRLLRDTTPLQRGIIRHLILVLDLSIAMSEKDVRPTRYLLTLRYAQEFVLEYFEQNPISQLGIIGMRDGLAVRISDMSGNPSEHILAIQALRTRDPTGLPSLQNALEMARGALFHTPSHGTREVLIIFGTLLSSDPGDIHKTITSLVADKIRVGVVGLAAEVAICREICSKTNAGDDSGYGVALNEQHFRELMMEITTPPVTRSQKQAVNSLLMMGFPSRTVEPSQSLCACHSKPSRGGYLCSRCGSKICTLPAECPACGLTLILSTHLARSYHHLFPLINWVEVPWNKASISSNCFACGNPFPPVPVRAQWETRGGTVKGMSVSSRYECTVCHNHFCIDCDVFAHEIVHNCPGCQSGNTRPDSSKVGHANAPDNLARVDEMDTG, from the exons ATGGCCGATTCGGATGAAGAATACATCGCAGAATTTGATTCCGACGAGCGCGATGACGATCTCGGCGACGATGACGAGGATGACGAGCTGGACTCTCGCAATGTGAGCCGCGGAAGGACCAGGCGTTCGCGCGGCAAGCGGAAAAAGCAGCGAGATGGCCACGAATTCGAGGTGTCAAGGACGTGGGAAAGTCTAGTAGAAGGCGCAGATGGCACGATCAGCTCAACAGTCGAAGGTCTATTGGAGGCGGGGAAGAGGAAAAG ACTACTTAGAGACACAACTCCGCTTCAGCGTGGAATCATACGACATCTGATCTTAGTTCTAGATTTATCAATCGCTATGTCAGAAAAGGATGTCCGGCCTACACGCTACCTTCTTACCCTTCGCTACGCCCAAGAGTTTGTCCTTGAATATTTCGAACAAAACCCAATTTCACAGCTCGGAATAATTGGGATGCGGGACGGTTTGGCAGTCAGAATAAGCGATATGAGCGGTAACCCTTCAGAGCATATCCTAGCAATACAAGCCCTAAGAACGAGAGACCCAACTGGTCTCCCAAGTTTACAAAATGCCCTCGAAATGGCTCGCGGGGCACTGTT CCATACACCAAGCCATGGAACCCGCGAAGTTCTCATAATATTCGGCACCCTCCTCTCATCCGACCCAGGCGATATTCACAAAACAATTACCTCCCTTGTCGCGGACAAAATCCGCGTGGGAGTTGTTGGTCTTGCTGCTGAAGTAGCTATATGCCGGGAGATCTGCTCGAAGACCAATGCCGGCGACGACAGCGGCTATGGTGTAGCACTCAATGAGCAACACTTCCGCGAGCTCATGATGGAAATCACAACTCCACCCGTCACCCGCTCACAAAAGCAAGCCGTAAATTCTCTCTTGATGATGGGATTCCCCTCTCGCACAGTGGAACCTTCTCAGTCCCTATGCGCATGCCATTCAAAGCCATCTAGGGGAGGTTATCTTTGCTCCAGATGTGGAAGCAAAATCTGCACGTTACCTGCAGAGTGTCCGGCGTGTGGACTGACGTTAATTCTCTCTACACATTTGGCTCGGTCATATCATCATCTGTTCCCCCTAATCAATTGGGTCGAAGTTCCTTGGAATAAAGCATCGATCAGTTCGAATTGCTTTGCATGCGGTAATCCCTTCCCGCCGGTTCCAGTCCGTGCTCAATGGGAGACGCGCGGTGGCACGGTAAAGGGGATGTCGGTGAGCAGCAGATACGAATGTACCGTGTGTCATAATCACTTTTGCATTGATTGTGATGTTTTTGCACATGAAATTGTTCATAATTGCCCCGGATGCCAGAGCGGAAACACCCGACCGGATTCATCCAAAGTTGGACATGCGAACGCTCCCGACAACCTTGCGAGGGTGGATGAAATGGATACAGGATAA
- a CDS encoding uncharacterized protein (EggNog:ENOG410PGKM~COG:E,O~MEROPS:MER0019759~BUSCO:1171at33183), which produces MFRLGNGSLRRSGLLQRGLRKAIHGGLKRHGLESATGPLVPLLPLRSLRCISTPASSPLPPPSSHSPSSSILSPNRLTCLNSIQPGLSPYQKRHCSTAFRTMGRDDREILPDVAKPSHYTISLYNLQLGGSWGYNGTVKIDTKITRPTSEIVLNVKAIEVQTAKITSKDGSTSVNSSDISYDRTSERVTTKFAEEIKEGDFVLELAFTGTMNNHMAGFARARYQSSETPAPGTPKEGDDCFMLSTQFEACDARQAFPCFDEPNLKATFDFEIEVPKDLVAISNMPIKSTREGSNPGLKFVSFDRTPIMSTYLLAWAVGDFEYVEAHTKRKYNGSPIPVRVYTTRGLKEQARFALECAHKTVDYFSEVFEIDYPLPKSDLLAVHEFAMGAMENWGLVTYRTTAVLFEEGKSDDRFKTRVAYVIAHELAHQWFGNLVTMDWWSELWLNEGFATWVGWLAVDHFYPEWDVWSRFVAEAVQQAFLLDSLRASHAIEVPVRNALEVDQIFDHISYMKGSSVIRMLSSHLGQETFLRGIAKYLKAHAYGNATTNDLWSALSEASGKDVTGFMDPWIRKIGFPLVTVAEEPNQITVAQKRYLASGDVKPEEDETLWWIPLGIKSGQEAKAVGERNLTSKSDVVQNISQDFYKLNKDQCGFYRTNYPPERLAKLGKSLNLLSTEDKIGLIGDASALAVSGEGTTAATLALLENFQDEQNYLVWMQLITSLSHIRSVFAANEEIATGLKNFARKLVTPAVENLGWEFQPNEDYLTGQLRQLLISSAGHAGHEGTITEAKRRFNLWATGEDKSVIHANLRSAIFTINVSEGGQKEYDTVKEEFSRTSSIDGKEICVGSLARTKNPDILKDYFEFLFSGKVATQDIHTGGAGLAANSKARDAFWVWLKANWARVEKKLGSNKVVYERFIRMSLSKFADHATERDIAKFFEDKDKGGIDRGLLVVGDTIRTNANYRERDEKGVLEWLKAHNYV; this is translated from the exons ATGTTCCGGTTGGGGAATGGATCGTTGAGACGCAGTGGACTTTTGCAGCGAGGCCTTAGAAAGGCTATTCACGGGGGTTTGAAACGTCATGGATTGGAGTCTGCCACCGGACCACTGGTGCCCCTCCTACCCCTCCGCTCGCTGCGCTGCATTTCTACACCGGCTTCTtcccctcttcctcctccatcATCCCAttctccctcttcttccatccTCTCTCCCAACCGATTGACCTGTTTGAATTCCATTCAACCAGGTTTGAGCCCATATCAGAAGAGACACTGTTCAACGGCATTCCGCACAATGGGTAGAGACGACAGGGAGATTCTGCCGGATGT GGCAAAGCCATCTCATTATACGATTTCCCTGTATAATCTCCAGCTTGGTGGCTCCTGGGGTTACAACGGAACCGTAAAAATCGACACCAAAATCACTCGACCTACCTCGGAAATCGTGCTGAATGTCAAGGCAATTGAGGTGCAAACTGCCAAAATCACTTCCAAAGATG GATCGACATCGGTCAATAGCTCCGACATCTCCTATGACAGGACTTCAGAGCGTGTTACTACCAAGTTTGCCGAAGAAATCAAAGAGGGCGACTTCGTCTTGGAGCTTGCGTTTACCGGAACGATGAACAACCATATGGCCGGTTTTGCTAGGGCGAGATACCAATCGTCTGAAACACCAGCACCCGGAACTCCTAAGGAAGGAGACGATTGCTTCATGCTTAGCACCCAATTCGAGGCCTGTGATGCCAGACAAGCATTCCCTTGTTTTGATGAACCAAATCTGAAGGCAACGTTTGACTTCGAAATTGAAGTTCCCAAAGACTTGGTTGCAATCAGCAATATGCCCATCAAGAGTACTCGCGAAGGAAGCAATCCGGGTCTAAAATTCGTTTCTTTCGACAGAACCCCCATTATGAGCACATAT CTTCTCGCATGGGCGGTCGGTGATTTCGAATACGTTGAAGCCCACACCAAGCGCAAATACAACGGCTCTCCGATCCCAGTCCGTGTTTACACCACCAGAGGCCTTAAGGAGCAAGCCCGCTTTGCCCTTGAATGTGCGCATAAGACTGTGGATTACTTCTCTGAAGTTTTCGAGATCGACTACCCTCTGCCTAAGTCCGATTTGCTTGCTGTCCATGAGTTT GCTATGGGCGCCATGGAAAACTGGGGACTTGTGACGTACCGTACTACTGCAGTGCTCTTTGAAGAAGGCAAATCAGACGACAGGTTCAAGACTCGTGTTGCATACGTTATTGCACACG AATTGGCTCATCAGTGGTTTGGGAATCTTGTCACGATGGACTGGTGGAGTGAACTTTGGCTCAACGAGGGTTTCGCGACTTGGGTCGGCTGGCTTGCTGTGGATCACTTCTATCCTG AATGGGATGTCTGGTCTCGTTTTGTC GCTGAAGCAGTACAACAAGCTTTCCTCCTTGACTCGCTGCGGGCATCTCATGCAATTGAGGTACCCGTAAGGAACGCACTTGAAGTGGATCAGATTTTTGACCATATTAGCTACATGAAAGGAAGCTCTGTCATTCGTATGCTCAGTAGCCACCTTGGCCAAGAAACCTTCTTGCGCGGTATTGCCAAATATCTCAAAGCGCATGCATATG GCAACGCCACAACAAATGACTTGTGGTCTGCTTTGAGTGAGGCTTCTGGAAAAGATGTGACTGGTTTCATG GATCCATGGATTAGAAAGATCGGATTCCCATTGGTGACTGTGGCTGAAGAGCCCAATCAAATTACTGTCGCGCAAAAGAGGTACCTCGCTTCCGGTGATGTAAAACCGGAGGAGGACGAGACCTTATGGTGGATCCCCCTTGGAATCAAGTCCGGACAGGAGGCTAAAGCCGTAGGTGAGCGTAATTTAACATCAAAATCTGATGTAGTTCAAAACATCAGCCAAGATTTCTACAAGCTCAACAAGGACCAATGCGGGTTTTATCGAACAAACTATCCCCCGGAGCGCTTGGCTAAACTCGGGAAGTCTCTCAATTTGCTGAGTACCGAAGACAAGATTGGTCTGATTGGCGATGCTTCTGCTTTGGCTGTCTCTGGCGAAGGAACCACAGCTGCCACCTTGGCTCTTCTCGAAAATTTCCAGGATGAACAAAACTATCT GGTTTGGATGCAGCTTATCACATCCTTGAGCCACATCAGATCAGTTTTTGCAGCCAACGAAGAAATTGCAACTGGCTTGAAGAACTTTGCGCGTAAACTTGTGACACCGGCTGTTGAAAACCTCGGCTGGGAATTCCAGCCGAATGAGGATTACCTTACAGGCCAGCTTCGTCAGCTGCTAATCTCCTCAGCCGGCCATGCTGGCCACGAAGG GACCATCACTGAGGCTAAACGACGATTCAATCTTTGGGCAACAGGCGAGGACAAGAGTGTAATTCACGCCAACCTGCGCAGTGCAATCTTCACGATCAACGTTTCCGAGGGAGGCCAAAAGGAATATGATACGGTTAAAGAGGAGTTCAGCAGAACAAGCTCCATTGATGGCAAGGAGATCTGCGTCGGATCGCTTGCACGAACTAAGAATCCCGACATTCTCAAAGATTATTTCGAATTCCTATTCTCTGGCAAAGTTGCAACTCAGGATATCCATACTGGAGGAGCAGGCTTAGCAGCAAATTCCAAGGCAAGAGATGCATTCTGGGTTTGGCTCAAGGCAAACTGGGCTCGCGTCGAGAAGAAACTGGGATCCAACAAAGTTGTCTACGAGCGATTCATCAGGATGAGTTTGTCGAAATTCGCCGACCACGCCACCGAGCGAGACATTGCCAAATTCTTCGAGGACAAAGATAAGGGTGGAATCGATCGTGGCTTGCTTGTTGTTGGTGACACCATCCGGACAAATGCCAACTATCGggagagagatgagaaggGAGTGCTGGAATGGTTGAAGGCTCATAACTATGTCTAG
- the YPT1 gene encoding GTP-binding protein of the rab (EggNog:ENOG410PI28~COG:U) has protein sequence MNPEYDYLFKLLLIGDSGVGKSCLLLRFADDTYTESYISTIGVDFKIRTIELDGKTVKLQIWDTAGQERFRTITSSYYRGAHGICVVYDVTDMDSFNNVKQWLQEIDRYATEGVNKLLVGNKSDMEDKKAVEYTVAKEFADSLGIPFLETSAKNASNVEQAFLTMARQIKERMGTATVNNKPTVQVGQGQGVQSGSAGGCC, from the exons ATGAACCCTGA ATACGATTATCTCTTCAAGCTCCTGCTCATCGGAGATTCCGGTGTTGGGAAATCGTGCTTGTTGCTTCGATTTGCTGATGATACATACACGGAAAGCTATATCTCTACTATCGGAGTCGACTTC AAAATCCGAACAATCGAACTCGATGGCAAAACAGTGAAGCTGCAGATC TGGGACACGGCTGGTCAAGAACGATTTAGAACCATTACATCTTCCTATTATAGAGGCGCTCACGGTATCTGCGTCGTTTATGATGTTACGGATATGGATTCTTTCAATAACGTGAAGCAGTGGCTTCAGGAAATTGATCGTTACGCGACTGAAGGAGTCAACAAGCTTCTTGTTGGTAACAAGAGCGATATGGAAGACAAGAAAGCCGTCGAATACACAGTTGCAAAA GAATTCGCTGACAGCCTTGGTATCCCGTTCCTCGAAACTTCCGCCAAAAATGCCTCCAACGTCGAACAGGCTTTTTTGACCATGGCTCGACAGATCAAGGAACGCATGGGAACTGCTACAGTGAACAACAAGCCCACTGTCCAAGTTGGTCAGGGCCAAGGAGTTCAATCAGGGTCTGCTGGCGGATGCTGCTAA
- a CDS encoding uncharacterized protein (EggNog:ENOG410PHVF~COG:C~TransMembrane:5 (o25-48i78-100o128-148i189-210o230-248i)~BUSCO:11336at33183) — protein sequence MSQSSSSAAQKPKVAAIAAQQSDNIAHALAGAGGGILSMILTYPLITLSTRAQVESKRAQSSSIDAVRHIIKREGIKGLYAGLESALFGISVTNFVYYYWYEWTRAAFERAAKKAGRASKKLTTAESMIAGAIAGSATVLITNPIWVVNTRMTARNSEAEEALPGAPAKKPKTTLSTLMDLLREEGPKALFSGVLPALILVINPILQYTFFEQLKNTVERRRKVTATDAFYLGALGKLLATTITYPYITMKSRMHVASKDGPKESLNGSLKRIIKEEGWGGLYKGIGPKVSQSVLTAAFLFAFKDVLYDTMVAARRRAIRK from the exons ATGTCTCAATCAAGCAGTTCAGCAGCTCAGAAGCCGAAAGTGGCCGCGATTGCCGCGCAGCAGAGTGACAATATTGCGCATGCTTTGGCCGGTGCAGGAGGTGGAATCTTGTCTATGATCTTAAC CTACCCCTTAATAACCCTTTCCACTCGAGCGCAGGTTGAGTCCAAGCGCGCGCAATCCTCTAGCATCGACGCAGTGCGCCACATCATCAAGCGTGAGGGTATTAAAGGCTTATACGCCGGACTCGAATCCGCCCTTTTCGGTATCAGTGTCACCAATTTTGTGTATTATTACTGGTACGAATGGACCCGCGCAGCTTTTGAGAGAGCGGCGAAGAAGGCGGGACGGGCATCGAAGAAACTTACTACTGCGGAATCGATGATTGCTGGTGCTATCGCAGGCAGCGCAACCGTGCTGATCACCAACCCCATCTGGGTTGTGAATACCCGGATGACTGCTCGCAACTCCGAGGCCGAGGAGGCTCTCCCCGGAGCACCCGCGAAGAAGCCTAAGACGACGCTGAGCACCTTGATGGACCTCCTCAGGGAGGAGGGACCCAAGGCTCTTTTCTCTGGCGTTTTGCCGGCTCTCATCCTCGTCATCAACCCTATCCTGCAATACACATTCTTCGAACAGTTGAAAAACACGgtggagaggaggagaaaggTTACTGCCACAGATGCGTTCTATCTCGGTGCACTGGGAAAGCTGCTTGCTACCACTATTACTTATCCGTACATCACGATGAAGAGCAGAATGCATGTTGCTAGTAAGGATGGTCCAAAGGAGAGCTTGAATGGAAGTCTGAAGAGAATTATCAAGGAAGAGGGGTGGGGTGGCCTGTACAAGG GTATTGGCCCGAAGGTCAGCCAGAGTGTTCTCACTGCTGCCTTCCTCTTTGCATTCAAGGATGTCCTTTACGACACCATGGTTGCTGCTCGGAGGCGAGCAATTCGCAAGTAA